A single genomic interval of Saccharothrix saharensis harbors:
- a CDS encoding DUF6081 family protein, with the protein MIEHTVEDGVAFQDDFSAGFRHEGPDARWRVRPSGALPAGDGVVRTSSDGVVVEPPGVDPVTGEPAFARPATDGPTEHIRWAAFAASTSAAGWSGFDVAPGSRFGATMAMSAQFFGLDKHDLGAGVDPDSDLRLGMAGMICVDLESGLVFDFVLTRRRVYALYERLPRPGLTHAAFSYAVPVAVREPDRFHDFEVRLDADRAVVRWRLDGADVLAVDRIGLRCLDPEYLKKDEEGPESEVLPRQLALGFGLFTDRLFGQGARLRARHARVTVA; encoded by the coding sequence ATGATCGAGCACACCGTCGAGGACGGGGTGGCGTTCCAGGACGACTTCAGCGCGGGGTTCCGCCACGAGGGGCCGGACGCGCGGTGGCGGGTCCGCCCGTCCGGTGCCCTGCCGGCCGGTGACGGGGTCGTGCGGACCTCGTCGGACGGCGTGGTGGTGGAGCCGCCGGGGGTCGACCCGGTGACCGGCGAGCCCGCGTTCGCCCGGCCCGCGACGGACGGGCCGACCGAGCACATCCGGTGGGCGGCGTTCGCCGCGAGCACGTCGGCGGCGGGCTGGTCCGGCTTCGACGTGGCGCCCGGGTCGCGGTTCGGCGCGACGATGGCGATGTCGGCGCAGTTCTTCGGGCTGGACAAGCACGACCTCGGTGCCGGCGTCGACCCGGACTCGGACCTGCGGCTCGGGATGGCCGGGATGATCTGCGTCGACCTGGAGTCGGGCCTGGTGTTCGACTTCGTGCTGACCAGGCGGCGGGTGTACGCGCTCTACGAGCGGCTGCCCCGGCCGGGCCTGACGCACGCGGCGTTCTCGTACGCGGTCCCGGTGGCCGTGCGCGAGCCCGACCGGTTCCACGACTTCGAGGTGCGTCTCGACGCCGACCGGGCAGTGGTGCGGTGGCGGCTGGACGGGGCCGACGTGCTGGCCGTGGACCGGATCGGGCTGCGCTGCCTGGACCCGGAGTACCTGAAGAAGGACGAGGAAGGCCCGGAGTCGGAAGTGCTGCCGCGCCAACTCGCGCTGGGCTTCGGCCTGTTCACCGACCGGCTGTTCGGCCAGGGGGCCCGCCTGCGCGCCCGCCACGCCCGCGTGACCGTCGCTTGA
- a CDS encoding MFS transporter gives MNQDLGHPRRWRILAVLVGSLMAIIIDTTILNVSLKTLADPTRGLGATHSELEWALSSYTLVFAALLFSWGVLADRVGRKRVLSLGLALFGLASVGSAYSQDAVQLVVARGVMGVGAAAVMPCTLAIVAAVFPARERARAIGVWTAAIGVALALGPITGGVLLEHFWWGSIFLINVPLVAATLIAVALVVPESRAPRARELDVVGMLLSVVGLVLIVYGVIEGGRLASFAAPQVWLTIVAGLAVLVLFVRHERRTAQPAFDIASFREPAFTVAIAAVGLVSFAMAGFLFFSAFYMQSVRGYTPLQAGACTLALAVAMMVFGPLSARVAARFGPKAVCSVALLVVAVAMGALVLIDERTPLWAILPVFFVLGTGIANVMPPAAVSIMMSLPREKAGVGSAMNNTVRQVGQALGVAVLGSVLGAAYRSGIGDALGVLPVERRAAAGESIEATFAAAAGAADQAGGLIGAAKDSFVAAMHVSSLCAAIVALIGAAVVFRWLPGKPPPGAANAWGGGAPNSGRSWKPDSAPAPTGER, from the coding sequence GTGAACCAGGACCTCGGTCACCCGAGGCGGTGGCGGATCCTCGCGGTGCTGGTCGGCAGCCTGATGGCGATCATCATCGACACCACCATCCTCAACGTGTCCCTCAAGACGCTGGCCGACCCGACCCGGGGGTTGGGCGCGACGCACAGCGAGCTGGAGTGGGCGCTCAGCTCCTACACCCTCGTGTTCGCCGCGCTGCTGTTCAGCTGGGGCGTCCTGGCCGACCGGGTCGGGCGCAAGCGGGTGCTCTCGCTGGGGCTCGCGCTGTTCGGCCTGGCGTCGGTCGGGTCGGCCTACTCCCAGGACGCGGTCCAGCTGGTCGTCGCCCGCGGCGTGATGGGCGTCGGAGCGGCCGCGGTGATGCCGTGCACGCTGGCCATCGTCGCGGCCGTGTTCCCGGCGCGGGAGCGGGCCAGGGCGATCGGCGTCTGGACCGCGGCCATCGGGGTCGCCCTCGCGCTCGGCCCGATCACCGGCGGCGTGCTGCTGGAGCACTTCTGGTGGGGCTCGATCTTCCTCATCAACGTGCCGCTGGTCGCCGCGACGCTGATCGCGGTGGCGCTGGTCGTGCCCGAGTCGCGCGCGCCGCGCGCCCGCGAGCTGGACGTCGTCGGCATGCTGCTGTCCGTCGTCGGCCTGGTGCTGATCGTGTACGGCGTCATCGAGGGCGGCCGGCTGGCGTCCTTCGCCGCGCCGCAGGTGTGGCTGACGATCGTGGCGGGCCTGGCCGTGCTGGTGCTGTTCGTGCGGCACGAGCGGCGCACCGCCCAGCCCGCGTTCGACATCGCCTCCTTCCGCGAGCCGGCCTTCACCGTCGCCATCGCGGCCGTGGGGCTGGTGTCGTTCGCGATGGCGGGCTTCCTGTTCTTCAGCGCGTTCTACATGCAGTCGGTGCGGGGTTACACGCCCTTGCAGGCGGGTGCGTGCACGCTGGCGTTGGCCGTGGCGATGATGGTCTTCGGTCCGCTCAGCGCGCGCGTGGCGGCGCGGTTCGGGCCCAAGGCGGTCTGCTCGGTCGCCCTGCTCGTCGTCGCGGTCGCGATGGGGGCGCTCGTGCTCATCGACGAGCGGACACCGCTGTGGGCGATCCTGCCGGTGTTCTTCGTGCTCGGCACGGGCATCGCCAACGTCATGCCACCGGCCGCGGTGTCGATCATGATGTCGTTGCCGCGGGAGAAGGCCGGTGTCGGCTCGGCCATGAACAACACCGTGCGCCAGGTCGGGCAGGCGCTCGGGGTGGCGGTCCTCGGCTCGGTGCTCGGCGCCGCCTACCGGTCCGGGATCGGCGACGCGCTCGGCGTGCTGCCGGTGGAGCGGCGGGCGGCGGCGGGCGAGTCGATCGAGGCGACGTTCGCCGCGGCGGCGGGCGCGGCCGACCAGGCGGGGGGTCTGATCGGCGCGGCCAAGGACTCGTTCGTCGCCGCCATGCACGTGAGCTCGCTGTGCGCCGCGATCGTGGCGCTGATCGGCGCGGCGGTGGTGTTCCGGTGGTTGCCGGGCAAGCCGCCGCCCGGCGCGGCGAACGCCTGGGGCGGGGGAGCCCCTAACAGCGGTCGGTCGTGGAAGCCCGACAGCGCGCCGGCGCCCACCGGTGAGCGCTGA
- a CDS encoding MarR family winged helix-turn-helix transcriptional regulator — translation MDDPSLALIEHALGRLRRNQVRRSLGRISEEQPAARVDLSLIPVLYAVEEGAETDSEGVTVGLVADRIGLDPSRASRMVGSAIQAGYLERVASQTDGRRIQLRLTGEGADLARRAHLFRQAFLGQAIAHWSDRDRAELARLFSRFVEDLSNTDPC, via the coding sequence ATGGACGACCCGTCTCTGGCCCTCATCGAGCACGCGCTGGGTCGGCTGCGGCGCAACCAGGTCCGACGCAGCCTGGGCCGGATCTCCGAGGAGCAGCCCGCCGCGCGCGTCGACCTGAGCCTGATCCCGGTGCTGTACGCGGTGGAGGAGGGCGCGGAGACCGACAGCGAGGGGGTCACCGTCGGGCTGGTCGCCGACCGGATCGGCCTCGACCCGTCCCGGGCCAGCCGGATGGTCGGCTCGGCGATCCAGGCGGGCTACCTGGAACGGGTCGCCTCGCAGACCGACGGCCGGCGCATCCAGCTGCGCCTGACCGGGGAAGGCGCCGACCTGGCCCGCCGCGCCCACCTGTTCCGCCAGGCCTTCCTCGGCCAGGCGATCGCCCACTGGTCCGACCGGGACCGCGCCGAGCTGGCCCGCCTGTTCAGCCGCTTCGTCGAGGACCTGTCCAACACCGACCCCTGCTGA
- a CDS encoding nuclear transport factor 2 family protein — MPTTQSRTDLYAEVQQFYARQMQLLDGGAFEAYADTFTEDGEFRHTPGREPARTRAGISTELHEFHRRFDGDPVQRRHWFGMIDLEPQDDGSVRSTVYALVITTRPGGKPDIAPSCVVHDVLVRVDGELLNRSRRVEHDQLP; from the coding sequence ATGCCCACCACGCAATCCCGCACCGACCTCTACGCCGAGGTCCAGCAGTTCTACGCACGGCAGATGCAGCTGCTCGACGGTGGCGCGTTCGAGGCCTACGCCGACACGTTCACCGAGGACGGCGAGTTCCGGCACACCCCCGGCCGCGAGCCCGCCCGCACCAGGGCGGGCATCAGCACCGAGCTGCACGAGTTCCACCGGCGGTTCGACGGCGACCCGGTGCAGCGCCGGCACTGGTTCGGCATGATCGACCTGGAGCCGCAGGACGACGGCAGCGTCCGGTCCACGGTGTACGCGCTGGTGATCACCACCCGGCCCGGTGGCAAGCCCGACATCGCCCCGAGCTGCGTGGTGCACGACGTGCTCGTGCGGGTGGACGGCGAGCTGCTCAACCGGTCCCGCCGGGTCGAGCACGACCAGCTCCCCTGA
- a CDS encoding acyl-CoA carboxylase subunit beta, protein MTILDDRSLADTAARRPDLRERTAELARLRGRVHEGPSAKATEAQRSKGKLTARERIDLLFDEGSFTEVEPLRRHRASGFGLEARRPHTDGVVTGWGLVHGRTVFAYAHDFRIFGGALGEAHAQKIHKVMDLAEAAGAPIVGLCDGAGARIQEGVTALAGYGGIFTRNVRNSGVLPQISVIMGPCAGGAAYSPALTDFVFMVRDTSQMFITGPDVVQAVTGEVISHDGLGGADVHATVSGVAGFAYDDEESCLQDVRYLLSLLPANNRELPPHVPSTDPVDRRGDALLDLVPADPSRAYDVRAVIAEVVDDGEFFEVHENWATNVVCALSRLDGHVVGIVANQPAAMAGVLDIASSEKAARFVTTCDAFNIPLVSLVDVPGFLPGVDQEHGGIIRHGAKLLYAYCNATVPRVQVIMRKAYGGAYIVMDSRSIGTDLSLAWPVNEIAVMGAEGAANVVFRREIEASDDPARTRRARVEEYRDELMHPYYAAERGLVDDVIDPAETRPRLIAALAMLRAKHVPQPVRKHGNQPQ, encoded by the coding sequence ATGACGATCCTGGACGACAGGTCCCTCGCGGACACCGCCGCGCGCCGGCCCGACCTGCGGGAGCGGACGGCGGAACTGGCCCGGCTGCGCGGGCGGGTGCACGAGGGACCGAGCGCCAAGGCCACCGAGGCGCAGCGGTCCAAGGGGAAGCTCACCGCCCGCGAGCGGATCGACCTGCTCTTCGACGAGGGCAGCTTCACCGAGGTGGAACCGCTGCGCCGGCACCGGGCGTCCGGCTTCGGCCTGGAGGCGCGCAGGCCGCACACCGACGGCGTGGTGACCGGCTGGGGCCTGGTGCACGGCCGCACGGTCTTCGCCTACGCGCACGACTTCCGCATCTTCGGCGGCGCGCTCGGCGAAGCGCACGCGCAGAAGATCCACAAGGTGATGGACCTGGCGGAGGCGGCCGGCGCGCCGATCGTCGGGCTGTGCGACGGCGCGGGCGCCCGCATCCAGGAGGGCGTCACGGCGCTGGCCGGGTATGGCGGGATCTTCACCCGCAACGTGCGCAACTCCGGCGTGCTGCCGCAGATCAGCGTGATCATGGGGCCGTGCGCCGGCGGGGCGGCGTACTCGCCCGCGCTGACCGACTTCGTGTTCATGGTCCGCGACACGTCCCAGATGTTCATCACCGGGCCGGACGTGGTGCAGGCGGTCACCGGCGAGGTGATCAGCCACGACGGGCTCGGCGGCGCGGACGTGCACGCGACCGTGTCGGGCGTGGCCGGGTTCGCCTACGACGACGAGGAGAGCTGCTTGCAGGACGTGCGCTACCTGCTGTCGCTGCTCCCGGCCAACAACCGCGAGCTGCCGCCGCACGTGCCGTCGACCGACCCAGTGGACCGGCGCGGTGACGCGCTGCTCGACCTGGTGCCCGCCGACCCGAGCCGCGCCTACGACGTGCGGGCGGTGATCGCCGAGGTGGTGGACGACGGCGAGTTCTTCGAGGTGCACGAGAACTGGGCGACGAACGTCGTGTGCGCCTTGTCGCGGTTGGACGGTCACGTCGTCGGCATCGTGGCCAACCAACCCGCGGCCATGGCGGGCGTGCTCGACATCGCCTCCTCGGAGAAGGCGGCGAGGTTCGTCACGACGTGCGACGCGTTCAACATCCCGCTGGTGTCCCTGGTGGACGTCCCCGGGTTCCTGCCCGGCGTCGACCAGGAGCACGGCGGCATCATCCGGCACGGCGCGAAGCTGCTGTACGCCTACTGCAACGCGACCGTGCCCCGCGTCCAGGTGATCATGCGCAAGGCCTACGGCGGTGCCTACATCGTCATGGACTCGCGGTCGATCGGCACGGACCTGTCGTTGGCCTGGCCGGTCAACGAGATCGCCGTGATGGGCGCGGAGGGCGCGGCGAACGTGGTGTTCCGCCGGGAGATCGAGGCCTCAGACGACCCGGCCCGCACCAGGCGCGCGCGGGTCGAGGAGTACCGCGACGAGCTCATGCACCCCTACTACGCCGCGGAACGCGGTCTGGTGGACGACGTGATCGACCCCGCCGAGACCCGGCCGCGGCTCATCGCCGCGCTGGCGATGCTGCGCGCCAAGCACGTGCCGCAACCCGTCCGCAAGCACGGGAACCAGCCGCAGTGA
- a CDS encoding SDR family NAD(P)-dependent oxidoreductase, whose product MADKTRRVALVTGATSGIGLDIARRLARAGLSVYICARHDDVVTKTVDELRGQGLDVDGRACDVSVPAQVRDLVRAAVERFGPIDVLVNNAGRNGGGITAEIEDDVWFDVINTNLNSVFVVTKEVLTAGGMLGRDSGRVVNIASTGGKQGVLHGAPYSASKHGVVGLTKAWGLELAKTGITVNAVCPGFVETPMAERVRTHYAGIWGVDEAETHARITTRVPIGRYVEPREVSAMVEYLIGEDAGAVTAQALNVCGGLGNY is encoded by the coding sequence ATGGCGGACAAGACCCGGCGGGTGGCCCTGGTCACCGGCGCCACCAGCGGGATCGGCCTGGACATCGCCCGGCGCCTGGCCCGCGCGGGCCTGAGCGTCTACATCTGCGCCCGGCACGACGACGTCGTGACCAAGACCGTCGACGAGCTGCGCGGACAGGGCCTGGACGTGGACGGCCGGGCCTGCGACGTGAGCGTGCCGGCGCAGGTGCGCGACCTCGTGCGCGCGGCCGTGGAGCGCTTCGGACCGATCGACGTCCTGGTCAACAACGCGGGCCGCAACGGCGGCGGGATCACCGCCGAGATCGAGGACGACGTCTGGTTCGACGTCATCAACACCAACCTCAACAGCGTGTTCGTGGTGACCAAGGAAGTCCTCACCGCGGGCGGGATGCTCGGGCGGGACTCCGGGCGCGTGGTCAACATCGCGTCCACCGGCGGCAAGCAGGGCGTGCTGCACGGCGCGCCGTACTCGGCGTCCAAGCACGGCGTCGTCGGCCTGACCAAGGCGTGGGGCCTGGAACTGGCCAAGACCGGCATCACGGTCAACGCGGTGTGCCCGGGCTTCGTGGAGACGCCGATGGCCGAGCGCGTCCGCACGCACTACGCGGGCATCTGGGGCGTCGACGAGGCGGAGACCCACGCCCGCATCACCACCAGGGTCCCGATCGGGCGCTACGTGGAGCCGCGCGAGGTGTCCGCGATGGTCGAGTACCTGATCGGCGAGGACGCGGGCGCGGTGACCGCGCAGGCGCTCAACGTCTGCGGCGGGCTCGGCAACTACTGA
- a CDS encoding AfsR/SARP family transcriptional regulator yields MTSVELLVRELWDDKPPRSALTTLQTYVYHTRRMFEREALTRDGKPLLVTRPPGYELRVEVDEVDATLFEHSVARGRSLLDAGQAADAARILREALALWRGPALANISGGDVLRGHISHLEELRIRALELRIEADRALGRRRDLIPELRALVVAYPLNEWFHCQLIHELRHGGRRAEALQAYQDLRRILDEELGLEPMAEVRRLHLDLLASSA; encoded by the coding sequence GTGACCAGCGTCGAACTGCTGGTCCGCGAACTGTGGGACGACAAACCGCCGCGCAGCGCGCTCACCACGTTGCAGACCTACGTCTACCACACCCGTCGGATGTTCGAGCGCGAGGCGCTGACCAGGGACGGGAAGCCGCTGCTGGTCACCAGGCCGCCCGGCTACGAATTGCGGGTCGAGGTCGACGAGGTCGACGCCACGCTCTTCGAGCACTCCGTCGCCCGGGGTCGGTCGCTGCTCGACGCGGGTCAGGCGGCCGACGCCGCGCGCATCCTCCGGGAGGCATTGGCGTTGTGGCGCGGACCGGCATTGGCCAACATTTCCGGCGGTGACGTGCTGCGGGGGCACATCAGCCACCTCGAGGAGTTGCGCATCCGCGCGCTGGAACTGCGGATCGAGGCGGACCGCGCGTTGGGCCGGCGTCGTGACCTGATCCCCGAACTGCGCGCGCTCGTGGTCGCCTACCCGCTCAACGAGTGGTTCCACTGCCAGCTCATCCACGAACTGCGCCACGGCGGCCGGCGGGCCGAGGCGTTGCAGGCCTATCAGGACCTGCGCCGCATCCTGGACGAGGAACTGGGGCTGGAACCGATGGCCGAGGTCCGCCGACTGCACCTGGACCTGTTGGCGTCGAGCGCGTGA
- a CDS encoding flavin reductase family protein yields MAVSSAVFRDLFGSFPTAVAVVTTVDADGAPRGFTCNAFAAISAEPPLLLVCVDRRSRTLHALRSSKGFVLHVLGDGGQATSELFAGRSEHKFAGLPWRPSAVACGAPVLSGTTRAHAECTVERIVEAGDHSVVIGLVRHAEVTDRDPLLYQRRSYAVWPGVPAPVR; encoded by the coding sequence GTGGCGGTCAGCAGTGCGGTGTTCCGAGACCTGTTCGGGTCGTTCCCCACGGCGGTGGCGGTGGTGACGACCGTCGACGCGGACGGCGCGCCGCGCGGCTTCACGTGCAACGCGTTCGCCGCGATCTCGGCGGAGCCGCCCCTGCTGCTGGTGTGCGTGGACCGCCGGTCCCGCACGCTGCACGCGCTGCGCTCGTCGAAGGGCTTCGTGCTGCACGTGCTCGGCGACGGCGGGCAGGCGACCTCCGAGCTGTTCGCCGGGCGGTCCGAGCACAAGTTCGCCGGCCTGCCGTGGCGACCCTCCGCGGTCGCCTGCGGCGCGCCGGTGCTGTCCGGCACCACGCGGGCCCACGCGGAGTGCACCGTCGAGCGGATCGTGGAGGCCGGTGACCACAGCGTGGTGATCGGCCTGGTCCGGCACGCCGAGGTCACCGACCGCGACCCGCTGCTGTACCAGCGCCGGTCGTACGCGGTGTGGCCCGGCGTGCCGGCGCCCGTGCGGTGA
- a CDS encoding NmrA/HSCARG family protein, whose protein sequence is MPTDERWILVFGATGKQGGSTARHLLERGWSVHALVRDPDRPAARALRAAGATLVRGDMDDADSLRAAMAGAYGVFSVQTPLGEAGVPGEERHGKLVADVAKDAGVGHFVHSSVGGAERPEGVHWREAKLRIEERIRENGLPATFLRPAYFMENLANDMFPPTLVGDELVYRRGLADGVPLQMISAADNGFFAADAFDDPDTYVGANVDLAGDELTGDEIAAVFQRHTGMPTRFESIPMAELERTNPWQAVAYDWLNRIGYTADIPALRSRYPGLATLEHWLKKVGWTPRPSTG, encoded by the coding sequence TTGCCCACAGACGAGAGATGGATCCTCGTGTTCGGCGCCACCGGCAAGCAGGGCGGCTCGACGGCCCGCCACCTGCTGGAGCGCGGCTGGTCCGTGCACGCGCTGGTGCGCGACCCGGACCGCCCCGCCGCCAGGGCGTTGCGGGCCGCGGGCGCGACCCTGGTGCGCGGTGACATGGACGACGCGGACTCGCTGCGCGCCGCCATGGCCGGCGCGTACGGCGTGTTCAGCGTCCAGACGCCGCTCGGCGAAGCCGGGGTGCCCGGCGAGGAGCGGCACGGCAAGCTCGTCGCCGACGTCGCGAAGGACGCGGGCGTCGGGCACTTCGTGCACAGCTCGGTCGGCGGCGCGGAGCGGCCGGAAGGCGTGCACTGGCGCGAGGCGAAGCTGCGGATCGAGGAGCGGATCCGGGAGAACGGCCTGCCCGCGACGTTCCTGCGGCCGGCGTACTTCATGGAGAACCTGGCCAACGACATGTTCCCGCCGACCCTGGTCGGCGACGAGCTGGTCTACCGCCGGGGCCTCGCCGACGGCGTGCCGCTGCAGATGATCTCGGCCGCGGACAACGGCTTCTTCGCCGCGGACGCGTTCGACGACCCGGACACCTACGTCGGCGCGAACGTCGACCTGGCCGGCGACGAGCTGACCGGGGACGAGATCGCGGCGGTGTTCCAGCGCCACACCGGGATGCCGACCCGGTTCGAGTCGATCCCGATGGCGGAGCTGGAGCGGACGAACCCGTGGCAGGCCGTCGCGTACGACTGGCTCAACCGGATCGGCTACACCGCCGACATCCCGGCGCTGCGCAGCCGGTACCCGGGGCTGGCGACCTTGGAGCACTGGCTGAAGAAGGTGGGCTGGACGCCGAGGCCGAGCACCGGCTGA
- a CDS encoding antibiotic biosynthesis monooxygenase family protein, which yields MIDVSRSDAGFVALVTIDVSDPAAHAPLLDLLSREVEQWVRHRPGFVSANYHVSLDGSRIVNYAQWASEEDYRESFRSNPDAGSLRAAITAIDGVDKLEMVGYTLARSITAAPA from the coding sequence ATGATCGACGTCAGCCGGTCGGACGCGGGCTTCGTCGCCCTGGTCACCATCGACGTCAGCGACCCGGCCGCGCACGCGCCGCTGCTCGACCTGCTCTCGCGCGAGGTCGAGCAGTGGGTGCGGCACCGGCCCGGGTTCGTCTCGGCGAACTACCACGTGAGCCTCGACGGCTCCCGGATCGTCAACTACGCGCAGTGGGCGAGCGAGGAGGACTACCGGGAGTCGTTCCGCAGCAACCCGGACGCGGGCTCGTTGCGCGCCGCGATCACCGCGATCGACGGCGTCGACAAGCTGGAGATGGTGGGGTACACGCTGGCGAGGTCGATCACCGCCGCGCCCGCGTAG
- a CDS encoding MBL fold metallo-hydrolase encodes MTLASRTALHEVADGIFAHVQPDGGWCLNNAGLITSGGDAALVDTAATEARATRLREAVLTVTPAPPRVVVNTHSHGDHTFGNFVFPEALVVAHERTRAEMAEIGLHLTGLWPDVRWGGLEVVLPTLTFRDRLTLTVGATTAELLHLGVAHTTNDTAVWLPEQRVLFAGDLLMAGVTPFVMTGSVSGSLAVTAKLRALGAETVVPGHGPVCGPEVFDTADRYLRWVRGLAEDGIAAGLTPLETARAADLGEFAELLDRERLVPNLHRAYAEAAGAEEGAVLDVATMFGELVEYHGSLPVCHA; translated from the coding sequence ATGACCCTCGCCTCCCGCACCGCGCTGCACGAGGTCGCCGACGGCATCTTCGCCCACGTCCAGCCGGACGGCGGGTGGTGCCTGAACAACGCCGGGCTGATCACGTCCGGCGGCGACGCCGCCCTGGTCGACACCGCCGCCACCGAGGCGCGGGCCACCCGCCTGCGCGAGGCCGTGCTGACCGTGACGCCCGCACCGCCGCGGGTGGTCGTCAACACCCACTCGCACGGCGACCACACGTTCGGCAACTTCGTCTTCCCGGAAGCCTTGGTGGTCGCCCACGAGCGCACCAGGGCGGAGATGGCGGAGATCGGCCTGCACCTGACCGGGCTGTGGCCGGACGTGCGCTGGGGCGGGCTCGAAGTCGTCCTGCCGACCCTGACCTTCCGCGACCGGCTCACGCTGACCGTCGGCGCCACCACCGCGGAGCTGCTGCACCTCGGCGTGGCGCACACGACCAACGACACCGCCGTGTGGCTGCCGGAGCAGCGGGTGCTGTTCGCCGGCGACCTGCTCATGGCCGGCGTGACGCCGTTCGTGATGACGGGGTCGGTCTCCGGTTCACTGGCGGTCACGGCGAAGCTGCGCGCGCTCGGCGCGGAGACCGTCGTTCCGGGGCACGGACCGGTGTGCGGCCCGGAGGTCTTCGACACCGCGGACCGCTACCTGCGGTGGGTGCGCGGACTCGCCGAGGACGGCATCGCGGCCGGCCTGACACCGCTGGAGACCGCCCGCGCGGCCGACCTCGGCGAGTTCGCCGAGCTGCTGGACCGCGAACGGCTGGTGCCGAACCTGCACCGCGCGTACGCCGAAGCGGCCGGTGCGGAGGAGGGCGCGGTGCTCGACGTCGCCACGATGTTCGGCGAACTGGTCGAGTACCACGGGTCCCTCCCCGTCTGCCACGCCTGA
- a CDS encoding acyl-CoA carboxylase epsilon subunit, translated as MTGIRVVRGDPTPEQVAALTAVLLAALRDRAERPTAATAAPWPRGHGPGWTSRPLPGWRA; from the coding sequence GTGACCGGCATCCGGGTGGTGCGCGGCGACCCGACACCGGAGCAGGTCGCGGCGCTGACCGCGGTGCTGCTCGCCGCGCTCCGCGACCGCGCGGAACGACCGACGGCGGCCACCGCCGCGCCGTGGCCGCGTGGTCACGGCCCGGGGTGGACGTCGAGACCACTGCCGGGCTGGAGAGCCTGA
- a CDS encoding NADP-dependent oxidoreductase gives MSKAVVFSSYGGPEVLETIEIEEPHAGAGELRVRVRAAGVQPFDTMVRRGAVKGYVEVTFPQTVGNEFAGVVDEVGEGVTGWEVGAEVIAFTTMNACGEVVAVSADQVIAKPPAMPWEEAGVLSVCGQTAHIALSALKVGEGDTVLIHGAAGGVGTMAVQLARAWGATVVGTASERNHDYLRELGAIPVTYGHGLVERVREVAPQGVDAALDAASRDAIAPSLELVEDRERVGTIGDYLGSRQYGVAMLGGTRTAERLAELAELYTAGGLRIHIQRAYPFSEAARAHREVETGHVRGKVVLVAD, from the coding sequence ATGTCCAAGGCGGTTGTCTTCTCCAGCTACGGGGGACCGGAGGTGCTGGAGACGATCGAGATCGAGGAGCCGCACGCGGGCGCGGGGGAGTTGCGCGTCCGGGTGCGGGCGGCCGGGGTGCAGCCCTTCGACACGATGGTGCGGCGCGGCGCGGTCAAGGGGTACGTCGAGGTGACGTTCCCGCAGACCGTCGGCAACGAGTTCGCGGGCGTGGTGGACGAGGTCGGCGAGGGCGTGACCGGCTGGGAGGTCGGCGCCGAGGTCATCGCGTTCACCACGATGAACGCGTGCGGCGAGGTCGTCGCGGTCAGCGCCGACCAGGTGATCGCGAAGCCGCCCGCGATGCCGTGGGAGGAGGCCGGGGTGCTGTCGGTGTGCGGGCAGACCGCGCACATCGCGCTGTCGGCGCTGAAGGTCGGCGAGGGCGACACCGTGCTGATCCACGGCGCGGCGGGCGGCGTCGGCACCATGGCCGTGCAGCTCGCGCGGGCGTGGGGCGCGACGGTCGTCGGCACGGCGAGCGAGCGCAACCACGACTACCTCCGCGAGCTGGGCGCCATCCCGGTCACCTACGGCCACGGCCTGGTCGAGCGGGTGCGCGAGGTCGCGCCGCAGGGCGTCGACGCCGCGCTCGACGCCGCGAGCCGGGACGCCATCGCGCCGTCGCTCGAACTGGTCGAGGACCGGGAGCGGGTCGGCACCATCGGCGACTACCTGGGCAGCAGGCAGTACGGCGTGGCCATGCTCGGCGGCACCCGCACGGCGGAGCGGCTGGCCGAGCTGGCGGAGCTCTACACGGCGGGCGGGCTGCGCATCCACATCCAGCGCGCGTACCCGTTCTCGGAGGCCGCGCGGGCGCACCGCGAGGTCGAGACCGGGCACGTGCGCGGCAAGGTCGTGCTCGTCGCCGACTGA
- a CDS encoding DUF6069 family protein, translated as MTTTQARSTRRRDRAVVAVTAVATPVVLWALITYAFGFDITVPESFGSSSRTALEPVPVIATAVAAVLAGWALLALLERFAGRRALTIWTTVAVVVFLGTLPYMPGFTVAERLLLGLVHLSLALVLVLGLRRTARARH; from the coding sequence ATGACCACCACCCAGGCCCGGAGCACCAGGCGGCGCGACCGCGCGGTCGTCGCCGTGACGGCGGTCGCCACCCCGGTGGTCCTCTGGGCGCTCATCACCTACGCGTTCGGGTTCGACATCACCGTCCCGGAGAGCTTCGGCTCCTCGTCCCGCACCGCGCTCGAACCGGTCCCGGTCATCGCCACGGCCGTCGCGGCCGTGCTGGCGGGCTGGGCGTTGCTGGCGCTGCTCGAGCGGTTCGCGGGCAGGCGGGCGCTGACGATCTGGACCACCGTCGCGGTGGTCGTGTTCCTCGGGACGCTGCCCTACATGCCGGGCTTCACCGTCGCCGAACGCCTGCTGCTCGGCCTGGTCCACCTGTCGCTCGCCCTGGTCCTGGTCCTCGGCCTGCGCCGGACCGCACGGGCACGGCACTGA